Proteins from a single region of Plasmodium brasilianum strain Bolivian I chromosome 13, whole genome shotgun sequence:
- a CDS encoding nuclear transport factor 2, producing MDMLNPQFEEIGKEFVNHYFQLFNTGRNELAALYKDISMMSFENDQCRGTSQIIERLNKLPPTVVHKCLSLDIQPTPNNGILILVCGDIIIEENKPLKFVRSFHLFPLPSGGYFSNNLFYYFLMTYSGFALVK from the exons atggatatGCTAAATCCACAATTCGAAGAGATCGGAAAGGAATTTGTGAACCATTACTTTCAGTTATTTAATACAGGAAg AAACGAACTAGCCGCGTTATATAAAGACATTAGTATGATGAGCTTTGAAAACGACCAGTGTAGAGGAACAAGTCAAATAATAGAACGTTTGAATAAATTGCCTCCAACAGTGGTTCATAAATGTTTAAGTTTAGATATACAACCAACTCCAAACAACGGAATATTAATCTTAGTATGTGGagatattattattgaaGAGAATAAACCATTAAAGTTCGTTAGAAGTTTTCATCTTTTCCCTTTACCTAGTGGAGGCTATTTTAgtaacaatttattttattat tttttaatGACTTATTCAGGTTTTGCATTAGTTAAGTGA
- a CDS encoding hypothetical protein (conserved Plasmodium protein) has translation MRENTWNQKDPLHFIINEEEEFLNIFNYKNVKCYKSSSYIYIGQTTRENEDCGGKENECEGRNKKSKDIKKTETKEYASNNQEKTDKKKKKISNKNIKDGYGILITLSKNISNEEILVNKFIGNWNNGKKSGLGLNIFLNKNIYFGYYENNLRNGWGYFKWKNSGSTYEGNWLNNSMNGKGMYRNRSFTFDGAFYNNKFMNSYGEWVDVFELERRSSKTTMVNTNIISRNSNSNSSSNGSCNSNNNGGDGIDLILLPFDFLKINLKKIAHIIKYSFNKIPFIMCSKKFTEKYTNFNLSKLIFLSYYCSSAELISDMKLQHLLFDDSENNVCEKKEDRKEEIKKEGKACLKSRFNKYNSSLSENSTRSDFDDQLTNAKIQNENSNFIDSNHSSNSEEFQEDNHCSVSNALNFSSASDTNATSDSSSFSSLSFISRSSRMKMDRRVDKDINNYNELISNHIALNENESKEGTSGSMLKEYIKSTSKSNSSKGEKSRKTCSESSNNNTNTSDYHNNSEENHNNCFNSEEIKRNEIHNLINKYLNIYVEPEDSGSDYSIMSSGTENNDNNINLSKDKKEEYILKKSKVPKKHEILKDVEEEDTQEGLIPHRQTNSKRIDINDTNGEQNDYSTNINKQIENEIEKIKIDINFLHKLTSCNLSCTYMIKRKIKKSLMMKYPFIISLNMRNIINKHEKLASELLLRNCKIPDYWALENYFGSSENKHPEEIFTPLYFDFNNSYKDPTNHSWMGEYNNLNKNEFQQKCNLNFFLITDLLVDETKDIQYLKSLIKNKFSSYLYLNNLFFVSVHMNVPAFVSPLLYNVFAPNANEIF, from the exons atgaggGAAAATACTTGGAATCAAAAGGATCCCCTACATTTTATAATCAACGAAGAagaagaatttttaaatatatttaattataaaaatgtaaaatgttataaatcCTCTAGCTATATCTATATTGGGCAAACCACAA GAGAGAACGAAGATTGCGGGGGAAAAGAAAACGAGTGCGAAGgacgaaataaaaaaagcaaagaTATCAAAAAAACTGAAACAAAAGAATACGCATCAAATAATCAAGAAAAGACagataagaaaaagaaaaagataagtaataaaaatataaaagatggGTATGGAATTTTAATAACTCTAAGCAAAAACATTTCCAATGAAGAAATAttagtaaataaatttatcgGTAACTGGAATAATGGCAAAAAAAGTGGTTTAGGacttaacatatttttaaacaaaaatatatattttggttactatgaaaataatttaagaaatGGTTGGGGTTATTTTAAATGGAAGAATAGCGGTTCTACTTATGAAGGTAATTGGCTTAATAATTCTATGAATGGTAAAGGAATGTATAGGAATAGGAGTTTTACATTCGATGGTGCGTTTTATAATAACAAGTTTATGAATTCTTATGGTGAATGGGTTGACGTATTTGAGTTGGAAAGAAGGAGTAGTAAAACTACAATGGTAAACACGAATATAATTTCTAGAAATAGCAACAGTAATAGCAGTAGTAATGGCAGttgtaatagtaataataatggagGTGATGGTATagatttaattttactaccttttgattttttaaaaattaatttgaaaaaaattgctcatataattaaatacagTTTTAACAAAATCCCCTTCATTATGTGCTCTAAAAAGTTTACGGAGAAATATACCAATTTTAATTTGTCtaaacttatatttttaagttattACTGTAGCTCCGCTGAATTAATAAGCGATATGAAGTTGCAGCATTTACTTTTTGATGATTCTGAAAATAATGTTtgcgaaaaaaaagaagatagaAAGGAAGAGATTAAAAAAGAGGGAAAAGCATGTTTGAAGTCAAGGTTCAATAAGTATAATTCTTCTTTATCCGAAAACTCTACTCGCTCAGACTTTGATGACCAACTAACTAATGCAAAAATCCAAAATGAGAACAGCAATTTTATTGATTCTAATCATTCTAGTAATTCTGAAGAGTTTCAAGAGGACAACCATTGTAGTGTTTCTAACGCACTTAACTTTTCAAGTGCATCTGACACAAATGCCACTTCAGACTCCTCTAGTTTCTCCAGTTTATCATTCATTTCTAGAAGTTCACGTATGAAAATGGATAGACGTGTTGATAaggatataaataattataatgagCTCATATCGAATCATATTGCTTTGAATGAAAACGAAAGTAAAGAAGGTACTAGTGGAAGTATGTTAAAGGAGTACATAAAAAGTACGAGTAAATCAAATTCCTCAAAGGGTGAAAAGAGTCGTAAAACATGTTCAGaaagtagtaataataatactaacaCAAGTgattatcataataatagtgAGGAGAACCATAATAATTGCTTCAATTCAgaagaaattaaaagaaatgaaatacacaatttaattaacaaatacttaaatatttatgtggAACCTGAAGACAGTGGTAGTGATTACTCCATAATGTCCAGTGGGACAGAAAATAAtgacaataatataaatttgagtaaggataaaaaagaagaatatattCTCAAAAAAAGCAAAGTGCCGAAAAAACATGAAATACTTAAGGATGTAGAAGAAGAAGATACACAAGAAGGATTAATCCCCCACAGACAAACGAACTCTAAACGCATAGACATAAATGACACTAATGGTGAACAAAATGATTACTCaactaatattaataaacaaattgaaaatgaaatagaaaaaataaaaatagacattaattttttgcatAAATTAACCAGCTGTAATTTATCCTGCACATATATGATAAAgagaaagataaaaaaatctTTGATGATGAAATATCCATTCATAATTAGCTTAAATATGAGAAACATCATAAATAAACATGAAAAGTTAGCTAGCGAATTACTCCTACGAAATTGCAAGATACCCGATTATTG GGCTTTAGAGAACTATTTTGGTAGCTCAGAGAACAAGCATCCTGAAGAAATTTTTACACCTCTGTACTTCgattttaataattcataCAAAGATCCTACTAATCATTCCTGGATGGGTGAATATAACaacttaaataaaaatgaattccAACAGAAATGCAATCTTAACTTCTTCCTGATTACTGATTTACTAGTAGATGAAACAAAAGatatacaatatttaaaaagtttaataaaaaataaatttagcagttatttatatttaaataacttGTTCTTTGTG